The DNA sequence GATGTTATTATTGTCTGAGCGGGCGATCTAGTGACCATATCTTTGAGGGGGCGATCTAGTGGTCAATATCTTTGCCGGGTGGTTTTCGGCTCTCGGACTCAGTGAGACTTTTGACTTGGTACTTGCCAACATAGTTGTTGGAATAATCATGATAGTCGTGGCCTTCTTATCCAAATACATCTTCGAAAAGGCCCTGATTAAGCCAATTGAGCTTATTGTAAGAAAATCTGCATTCAAATGGGACGACCTTCTCGTAAAACACAAACTGCTCAATAAGATTGCCCTTATGATACCGGCCATCGTGATTGCGCTATTCGCTCCTGCATTCCCCGCGATAAGCGACGTAATCTACCGGCTGGTAGCCACATATCTGATATTCATCGCCGCCGTTGTGATCGATGCCTTCCTGGACGTTTTCACAAGCGCTTATCAGTCTCTGGAAACCTCTAAGGATAAGCCGATAAAGAGCTACATGACCGTTGTAAAACTAATGGTGTATATCATAGCCGGCGTCATTGCGGTGTCCGTTCTGACGGGAATTTCTACGTGGGGTATCCTGAGCGGAATCGGTGCGATGACCGCCGTCCTACTCGTCATATTCAGGGATTCACTTCTCGGGCTCGTCGCCAGCATCCAGATTTCTAAGAACAACCTTGTGAGCATCGGGGACTGGATAGAGGTTCCAAGATACCAGGCCGATGGTGATGTAATCGACATTACC is a window from the Mesotoga sp. Brook.08.105.5.1 genome containing:
- a CDS encoding mechanosensitive ion channel domain-containing protein translates to MVNIFAGWFSALGLSETFDLVLANIVVGIIMIVVAFLSKYIFEKALIKPIELIVRKSAFKWDDLLVKHKLLNKIALMIPAIVIALFAPAFPAISDVIYRLVATYLIFIAAVVIDAFLDVFTSAYQSLETSKDKPIKSYMTVVKLMVYIIAGVIAVSVLTGISTWGILSGIGAMTAVLLVIFRDSLLGLVASIQISKNNLVSIGDWIEVPRYQADGDVIDITLTTIRIQNWDKTITTIPSYAIISESFKNWKGMFQAGGRRIKRSVYIDTSSVRFLDDDLYDRLHKIQILRPYLESRKKEIEEFNRMNEVDVTEPVNGRRMTNIGTFRAYLTAYLRNHPGTNKDLIMMVRQLQPTDTGLPLEIYAFSKDTSWVNYESLQSDIFDHIFATLPHFDLRVFQNPSGNDLRAMGDLLVGKRQGHEQDNSEELFTESPKLHAEKDT